The DNA sequence GCGGGTCGTAGTCCTCGTACTCTTCCATCTCCTCCATCTCGTCGATCTTCGACGGCATCACCGCGGCACGGGGGCCACCTGCGCGGACGACCTCCACCTCGGAGAGTTCGTCGATGCTCTCGGGGAGACGGCGCTCGATGGCTTTCATCGTCATCGGGGCGATG is a window from the Salinigranum halophilum genome containing:
- a CDS encoding NifU family protein — encoded protein: MSAQGLERRTRNYLSNNVPQIQQHGGNFEIRDVDEEAGRVTVAIGGACSGCGIAPMTMKAIERRLPESIDELSEVEVVRAGGPRAAVMPSKIDEMEEMEEYEDYDPPF